A stretch of the bacterium genome encodes the following:
- a CDS encoding YvcK family protein, which produces MKKKENKKIVVIGGGTGIFAILNGLKNYFDDISAVVTMADDGGSTGILREEFGILPPGDARRAIIALSHSDNKIFSELFNYRFKEGKGLAGHSLGNLMITALERITGSFDEAVREASKIFGLKGKVIPVTLQQTRLYAELENGKIVSRETNIDIPQHDGHLKIKKVWLKPAVKINPEAEKEIKNADLIIIGPGDLYTSLIPNLLVKGLKNSLKNSKAKIIYFVNLMTKYGETDGFRTSDFLKVLENYLGEGVLDYIVVNNKKPAPARLRPYALEKAYWVENDFKKINRKPVLIKADLLRPRGFARHDPEKTAAVVKKLFAML; this is translated from the coding sequence GTGAAGAAAAAAGAGAATAAAAAGATTGTGGTTATCGGCGGCGGAACGGGAATTTTTGCTATTCTCAATGGTCTAAAAAATTATTTTGATGATATCTCAGCTGTTGTCACTATGGCTGATGACGGAGGCTCTACCGGAATTTTGCGCGAGGAATTCGGGATTTTGCCCCCGGGCGATGCCCGCCGGGCGATTATCGCTTTGTCGCATTCAGACAATAAAATTTTTTCCGAGCTTTTTAATTATCGGTTTAAAGAAGGCAAGGGGCTGGCCGGCCATAGCTTAGGCAACTTGATGATCACGGCCTTGGAGCGGATTACAGGAAGCTTTGACGAGGCCGTCAGAGAAGCCAGTAAGATTTTCGGCTTGAAAGGAAAGGTGATTCCGGTGACTCTCCAGCAAACCCGGCTTTACGCCGAGCTGGAAAATGGAAAAATCGTCAGCCGGGAAACTAATATTGATATTCCCCAGCATGACGGCCATTTGAAAATAAAAAAGGTTTGGTTGAAACCGGCGGTTAAAATAAATCCTGAAGCCGAAAAAGAAATCAAAAACGCTGACTTGATTATTATCGGTCCCGGCGATCTTTATACCAGTTTAATCCCTAATCTTTTGGTGAAAGGATTAAAAAATTCTTTAAAAAATAGCAAGGCTAAAATTATTTATTTTGTTAATTTGATGACCAAATACGGGGAGACCGACGGCTTTCGGACTTCGGATTTTTTGAAAGTTTTGGAAAATTATTTAGGGGAAGGGGTCTTGGATTATATAGTGGTCAATAATAAAAAACCCGCTCCGGCCAGATTGCGGCCTTACGCTTTGGAGAAAGCTTATTGGGTGGAAAATGATTTCAAAAAAATAAACCGAAAGCCGGTTTTAATAAAAGCTGATCTCTTGCGGCCGCGGGGTTTTGCCAGGCACGACCCCGAAAAAACCGCTGCGGTCGTGAAAAAACTTTTCGCTATGTTATAA
- a CDS encoding LamG-like jellyroll fold domain-containing protein: MNKSNTGYTLIELLIYTVIFAISVGVFSGVLITFTRVQTQTSADSELTQQLSFVQSTIQRLVRDSANIQNPAGVASSSLVLRMASSSLDPTVISSDANGIYLQQGTGEVIPITNSQVKVAQFEAIKYENPNAHAIVQVNIALTYNSQNPYQQITRALKIAIGRVSAATFDDSLIPNTNNSFSLGDATYKWKDINISNLLNVGQLITDPVAGAQNGSIYYNTSSSAFRGYANSVWSVLGGVGWAASSTNIYNTNAGNVGIGTASPGDTLDVNGSIVTTGIQDTGKTTKMWLSGAIAAKTLDYMEYSSDANAQVAYVSNATIANPISHWKMNDNAATTVVVDSMSANAGTADANTDTLDTTGKINGALLCSVSPVRAVAIGSTGFPAVNTARSVSHWVYLTSRNAIGGTFSFGYGTGDTNKGWAIDAGGTSSTTPLRVAGYSNDWSTNYTLPLNEWHLITVTYDGTNLLKLYVDGTLQDSTTSYTFATVLSTAYIGGNWDGSAAYRFNGSIDDVRIYNFVLTATEVLGLYNNNAGTELQNPQGNLQSYSEATIKTQGSYALKAVAAITTSLNKTLTRTVSPTIDLSNQTQIKFDIRASRPGSNIKIGIHDSGGTTTETTPNIASADTYQTITWDISTVTNANKDAIDQIIVTIINADAANTFYIDNLYSPSVGSLADIIFTTASSERMRIDSSGNVGIGTTVPGAKLQISNADQTYALTLEDARTGNGHWVRFTEGGTEKWVLGQVGSGVAGRADNFEIVSGNGTTRLAIASTTGNVGIGTTGPGSLLHVKHPSGNLTTRFEGLSNSYSSKMYLSSVSSGDGGMMYDAASNLSNIFSYGDLRFNVGTANISGAIGNERMVIQQGGNVGIGTTGPGSRFTVYQNVSGATTAGMELRYDGTIHRKMYMNYSGDMYFYNGTNEGYLSSAGVWTNASDISLKSNIRPIEYGLADLLKLQPRSYEMNADGLPQIGFVAQEVEGIIPELVSIGGQGLKGLSYGNLTAINTKGIQELYQKVRGVDTAENGDVAITGNVGIGTADPGSYKLKVVGTVSVNSGTNIIYRCTTAGTLPIGALTINSGNCGASADTGLSVN, from the coding sequence ATGAATAAATCTAATACAGGATATACTCTCATCGAACTATTAATCTACACCGTTATCTTTGCCATCTCCGTCGGCGTCTTCTCCGGCGTCCTCATTACTTTCACCAGAGTTCAGACCCAGACTTCGGCTGATTCCGAGCTCACCCAGCAGTTGTCGTTCGTCCAGTCAACTATCCAGCGGCTCGTCCGGGACAGCGCCAATATCCAAAATCCGGCCGGAGTCGCTTCTTCCAGTTTGGTCTTAAGAATGGCTTCTTCCTCTTTAGACCCCACCGTTATCTCCTCCGACGCCAACGGCATCTATCTCCAACAGGGCACAGGAGAAGTCATTCCTATCACCAACAGCCAGGTCAAGGTTGCCCAGTTTGAGGCCATCAAATACGAAAACCCTAATGCCCACGCCATTGTCCAAGTCAATATTGCCTTAACCTACAACAGTCAGAATCCCTACCAGCAGATAACGAGAGCCCTTAAGATCGCCATCGGCAGAGTGTCCGCCGCCACCTTTGACGATAGTTTGATTCCCAATACCAACAATTCTTTTTCCCTGGGTGATGCCACTTACAAATGGAAAGACATCAACATTTCCAATCTCCTCAACGTGGGCCAGTTGATCACCGACCCCGTGGCCGGAGCCCAGAACGGGTCTATCTATTACAATACTTCCTCCAGCGCTTTCCGGGGTTATGCCAACAGCGTTTGGTCTGTTCTTGGAGGCGTGGGCTGGGCCGCTTCCTCCACCAATATCTACAACACCAATGCCGGGAACGTGGGGATCGGCACCGCCAGCCCGGGTGATACCTTGGATGTAAACGGCTCTATTGTGACAACCGGAATCCAAGACACCGGGAAAACTACCAAGATGTGGCTGTCAGGCGCTATAGCAGCCAAAACTCTTGATTATATGGAATACTCCTCCGACGCCAATGCACAGGTGGCGTATGTGAGTAATGCTACTATAGCTAATCCAATATCTCATTGGAAGATGAATGATAATGCTGCTACTACAGTTGTGGTAGATTCAATGAGTGCTAACGCAGGAACTGCTGATGCTAATACAGATACATTAGATACAACAGGAAAAATAAATGGTGCACTTTTGTGCAGTGTTTCACCAGTAAGAGCAGTAGCGATTGGTTCTACGGGTTTTCCTGCTGTCAATACAGCGAGGTCTGTTAGTCATTGGGTATATCTTACATCAAGAAATGCTATTGGTGGAACATTCAGTTTTGGATATGGAACAGGAGATACTAATAAGGGGTGGGCTATAGACGCAGGCGGAACATCTTCCACTACTCCATTACGAGTTGCTGGCTATTCAAATGATTGGTCTACTAATTATACTTTACCTTTAAATGAATGGCACCTTATTACTGTAACTTATGATGGAACGAATCTATTAAAATTATATGTGGATGGCACATTACAAGATTCTACTACAAGTTATACATTTGCTACTGTTCTTTCTACGGCGTATATTGGAGGAAATTGGGATGGCAGTGCTGCATATAGATTTAATGGTTCAATAGATGATGTTCGTATCTATAATTTTGTTTTAACTGCAACAGAAGTCTTAGGACTCTATAATAATAATGCTGGAACTGAATTACAAAATCCTCAAGGAAATCTCCAATCCTACTCCGAAGCCACAATCAAAACTCAAGGAAGTTATGCGTTGAAGGCGGTGGCAGCGATAACGACTTCACTCAACAAAACCCTCACCCGCACCGTATCGCCTACGATAGATTTATCTAACCAAACTCAGATCAAGTTTGATATTCGTGCCTCAAGACCTGGAAGCAATATCAAGATAGGCATCCATGATAGCGGCGGAACGACCACTGAAACAACGCCTAATATTGCTTCAGCAGACACATATCAAACTATTACTTGGGATATATCGACGGTAACCAATGCCAATAAAGATGCGATAGACCAGATTATAGTTACTATCATTAATGCGGACGCTGCCAATACTTTCTATATAGACAATTTGTATTCGCCTTCTGTCGGGTCGCTTGCCGATATCATATTCACGACAGCCAGTTCGGAAAGAATGAGGATTGATTCCTCCGGCAACGTCGGCATCGGGACGACGGTGCCGGGGGCGAAATTGCAAATAAGTAATGCTGACCAAACTTATGCTCTTACGCTTGAAGATGCGAGAACTGGAAATGGACATTGGGTTAGATTTACAGAAGGCGGAACTGAAAAATGGGTTTTGGGACAAGTCGGCAGTGGAGTTGCTGGACGAGCAGATAATTTTGAAATTGTAAGTGGAAACGGCACTACTCGGTTGGCGATTGCTTCAACAACTGGCAACGTCGGCATCGGGACGACGGGGCCGGGGAGCCTTTTACACGTCAAGCATCCAAGTGGGAATCTGACGACCAGATTTGAGGGTTTGTCTAATTCGTATTCTTCAAAAATGTATTTAAGTTCCGTTTCCTCTGGCGATGGCGGCATGATGTATGATGCGGCTAGTAATCTCAGCAATATATTTTCCTACGGTGACCTCAGATTTAATGTAGGTACAGCAAATATATCGGGAGCAATTGGAAACGAGAGAATGGTTATACAACAAGGCGGCAACGTCGGCATCGGGACGACGGGACCGGGGTCACGTTTTACTGTTTATCAGAATGTTTCCGGCGCTACAACGGCAGGAATGGAACTGAGATATGATGGTACTATCCACAGAAAGATGTATATGAATTACTCCGGTGATATGTATTTCTATAATGGCACTAATGAGGGTTATCTTTCCTCAGCGGGCGTTTGGACAAACGCTTCTGACATCTCCTTAAAATCCAACATTCGGCCAATTGAGTATGGTTTGGCCGATCTATTAAAACTTCAACCGCGTTCTTACGAAATGAACGCTGACGGATTGCCTCAAATTGGGTTCGTGGCTCAAGAGGTTGAAGGGATAATTCCGGAACTTGTTTCTATAGGTGGGCAAGGGTTAAAGGGTCTTTCTTATGGCAACCTGACTGCAATCAATACTAAAGGTATCCAAGAGCTTTACCAAAAGGTGCGTGGAGTTGATACGGCAGAAAATGGGGATGTAGCAATAACCGGCAACGTCGGCATCGGGACGGCGGATCCGGGAAGTTATAAATTAAAAGTCGTTGGAACTGTAAGTGTAAATAGCGGCACTAATATTATTTACAGATGCACAACCGCGGGAACGCTTCCAATCGGAGCATTAACAATAAATTCAGGAAATTGTGGCGCGAGTGCTGATACGGGGTTAAGTGTGAATTAG
- a CDS encoding type II toxin-antitoxin system HicB family antitoxin, translating into MSRQFTAIYKKSGKWYLGWIEEIPGVNTQGKTLKETKENLKEAVLLILETNRALAKKEARAGGITRESISVSL; encoded by the coding sequence ATGTCTAGACAATTTACGGCAATATACAAAAAAAGCGGAAAATGGTATCTTGGCTGGATTGAAGAAATCCCGGGAGTGAATACACAAGGGAAAACCCTCAAAGAAACCAAAGAAAACCTCAAAGAGGCGGTTTTGTTGATTCTTGAAACCAACCGCGCTCTCGCGAAAAAAGAAGCTCGCGCCGGCGGAATAACTCGTGAATCAATTTCAGTTTCTTTATAG
- a CDS encoding type II toxin-antitoxin system HicA family toxin, translating to MKRKTLISYIVKNGCIFIREGAKHSVFFNPLIKRSSTVPRHNEIDDFLARKICRDLGVSEFKKQK from the coding sequence ATGAAGCGGAAAACCTTAATCAGTTATATTGTTAAAAACGGATGCATATTCATCAGAGAAGGCGCGAAACACAGCGTCTTTTTTAATCCCTTGATCAAACGTTCTTCTACCGTGCCGCGGCATAATGAAATTGATGATTTTTTAGCCAGAAAAATTTGCCGCGATTTAGGAGTTAGCGAGTTCAAAAAACAAAAATAG
- a CDS encoding type II toxin-antitoxin system RelE/ParE family toxin has translation MAENVYRDIVRIIYSREVEDALKKLKKRNKDIFDRVEKQIIKILREPNIGKPLRYTLRNRRRVHVGSFVLIYEFHQGELRFIDFDHHDLIYKKSKQQ, from the coding sequence ATGGCCGAGAATGTCTATAGAGATATTGTAAGAATTATATATTCCCGTGAGGTTGAAGACGCTCTCAAGAAACTCAAAAAGAGAAATAAAGATATATTTGATAGAGTCGAAAAACAGATAATCAAAATTCTTCGCGAGCCGAATATCGGCAAGCCGCTCCGCTACACTTTAAGAAACCGCCGACGGGTGCATGTCGGCTCTTTTGTTTTAATCTACGAATTTCATCAGGGCGAGTTGCGCTTTATTGATTTTGATCACCATGATTTAATTTATAAGAAGTCCAAGCAGCAATAA
- the recA gene encoding recombinase RecA → MDKTNKDKDFSDLIESLKTKFGEGSIMRLGDKKIGKTEVIPSGSFSLDLALGVGGLPCGRMVEIYGPEMSGKSTLTLHAIAELQKKGGKAAYIDAEHAFDIDYARKLGVKTDDLLLSQPDSGEEALNIVESLVRSGIIDLIVVDSVAALTPRAEIEGEMGDQFMGLQARMMGQALRKLTAITSKSKTVIIFINQIRMKIGIMFGNPETTPGGRALKFFSSIRIDIRAKAKLKKGEEIIGQLVHAKVVKNKVAAPFKIAEFEIIFGEGIVPEADVLNTAIKYGSVIKSGNTYSFNKEKLGVGLEAAKLKLKEDKKLLEEIKKQTLTAAQTPAKV, encoded by the coding sequence ATGGACAAAACCAATAAAGACAAAGATTTTTCCGATTTAATTGAAAGTTTAAAAACTAAATTCGGCGAAGGATCTATAATGCGGCTCGGAGATAAAAAAATCGGCAAAACCGAGGTCATCCCTTCCGGCTCTTTTTCTCTGGATTTGGCTTTGGGAGTAGGCGGTCTGCCCTGCGGCCGGATGGTGGAAATTTACGGCCCGGAAATGTCGGGCAAAAGCACTTTAACTCTTCATGCCATTGCCGAGCTTCAAAAAAAAGGCGGCAAAGCCGCTTATATTGACGCCGAACACGCTTTTGATATTGATTACGCAAGAAAACTTGGGGTAAAAACCGACGACCTCTTACTTTCTCAGCCGGACAGCGGCGAAGAGGCCCTGAATATCGTTGAAAGTCTGGTAAGGTCAGGAATAATTGACTTAATCGTAGTGGACTCGGTGGCGGCTCTTACTCCCCGCGCGGAAATTGAAGGCGAAATGGGCGATCAATTTATGGGCTTGCAAGCCCGGATGATGGGCCAGGCCCTGCGAAAATTAACTGCCATTACTTCCAAATCAAAAACCGTCATTATTTTTATCAACCAAATCCGGATGAAAATCGGAATTATGTTCGGCAATCCCGAAACGACTCCCGGCGGCCGCGCTTTGAAATTTTTCTCTTCAATTAGAATTGATATCCGGGCCAAAGCCAAACTGAAAAAAGGCGAAGAAATAATCGGCCAGCTGGTGCATGCTAAGGTAGTCAAAAATAAAGTGGCAGCGCCTTTTAAAATCGCCGAGTTTGAAATTATTTTCGGCGAAGGAATCGTCCCGGAAGCCGATGTTTTGAATACCGCTATTAAATACGGCAGTGTCATCAAATCCGGCAACACTTACAGTTTCAATAAAGAAAAATTAGGTGTCGGTCTTGAAGCCGCCAAATTAAAATTAAAAGAAGACAAAAAACTTTTGGAAGAAATAAAAAAACAGACCCTCACCGCGGCCCAAACACCGGCTAAAGTATAA
- a CDS encoding helix-turn-helix domain-containing protein encodes MLTEILQDKNINLAKLSESTGISERFLKALIEEKYEKLPAAPYIRSYLFKIADALNVDGQKLWQEYQKNTQLRKSGTNDHLPINRFSPKPLNKKIIFALIFVILAGYLAFQYNFFLGKPTLSLLGQLASSTSPITDPNLKIEGRVKSGDQLMINKENTYIDENGYFQKDFPLQPGQNNIQFQIKRFLGREITITKQVLYLPK; translated from the coding sequence ATGTTAACCGAAATTCTTCAGGATAAAAATATTAATTTAGCCAAACTTTCGGAATCAACCGGCATCTCGGAAAGATTTTTAAAAGCGCTTATTGAAGAAAAATACGAAAAATTGCCGGCGGCGCCTTACATCCGAAGTTATCTTTTTAAAATCGCGGATGCCTTGAACGTTGACGGGCAAAAACTTTGGCAGGAATACCAAAAAAATACCCAACTTAGAAAATCCGGAACAAACGATCATCTGCCAATTAATCGCTTCAGCCCCAAGCCCTTAAACAAAAAAATTATTTTCGCGCTGATTTTCGTAATTTTAGCCGGCTATCTGGCTTTTCAATACAACTTTTTTTTGGGAAAACCGACCTTATCGCTTCTCGGCCAATTAGCCAGTTCAACCAGTCCGATTACCGACCCTAATCTCAAAATAGAAGGCCGCGTGAAATCCGGAGACCAATTAATGATAAATAAAGAAAACACTTATATTGATGAAAACGGATATTTTCAAAAAGATTTTCCTCTTCAGCCGGGGCAAAACAATATTCAATTTCAAATAAAAAGATTTCTCGGTCGGGAAATAACAATTACTAAACAAGTTTTATACTTACCAAAGTAA
- a CDS encoding DNA translocase FtsK: protein MAKEKRAKMKEMNSSLHPEAKKSVFAIIFIGLAAILLLASFRQAGPAGNFLYRALDYLLGWGYYLLPMILLLTALAILTARQKKIVGNTLVGAVLFVLSGLGIIDLLASDGGGFIGKFVGALEIPFGKTASLVITATLLIASIIITFNVPLRIPRRVKEKDIEEEPEEPDMKEPAEETHVAIAKTSEIPLSRQEKKERKEEKEEAEEIIIPKKPLVFKNYVAPPLDLLKSFSEKPSIGDLRANANIIKRTLEGFGIPVEMGEITVGPAVTRYTLKPAEGVKLSRITGLNQDLSLALASHPIRIEAPIPGKSLVGVEVPNKAAALVRLGSLIASPEFQNSGPLGFVLGRDIDGKPIFSNIDKMPHLLIAGATGSGKSVIIHSLLISLLYKNSPSTLKLILIDPKRVELSNYDGIPHLIAPVITESKLAINVFRWAIEEMDRRYKILLEAGNRDIQGYNAKASLSGAKAEEPLPYILIVIDELADLMATYGREVEGLIIRLAQMARATGLHLVVSTQRPSVEVVTGLIKANITCRIALQVASQIDSRTILDTAGAEKLLGRGDLLFVSSEFSKPKRIQSCYVTEEEIKKVINFIKTNNKPEASDSEKELELPDNDQNNNESPFSIFNRSDEDDDDELFDEALEVVKAAQKASASLLQRRLKVGYARAARLLDIMENRGLIGPGEGAKPREVYFDKVDSDDSNPL from the coding sequence ATGGCAAAAGAAAAAAGAGCAAAGATGAAAGAAATGAATTCTTCGCTTCATCCCGAAGCCAAAAAAAGCGTTTTCGCGATAATCTTCATCGGCCTGGCGGCAATTCTGCTTTTGGCCAGTTTCAGACAAGCCGGCCCGGCCGGCAATTTTCTTTACCGCGCCTTGGATTATCTTCTGGGCTGGGGATATTATCTTCTGCCCATGATTTTATTATTGACCGCTTTGGCCATTCTCACTGCAAGGCAAAAAAAAATAGTCGGTAACACTTTAGTGGGCGCTGTTTTGTTTGTGCTTTCCGGTTTGGGCATAATTGATTTATTGGCGAGCGACGGCGGAGGTTTTATAGGAAAATTTGTCGGCGCCTTGGAAATTCCTTTCGGAAAAACCGCCAGTTTGGTTATCACTGCAACTTTATTAATTGCTTCAATAATCATCACTTTTAACGTTCCTTTAAGAATTCCGCGGCGAGTTAAGGAAAAAGACATAGAAGAAGAACCCGAGGAACCGGATATGAAAGAACCGGCTGAGGAAACCCATGTCGCTATAGCAAAAACTTCGGAAATTCCTTTATCTAGACAAGAAAAGAAAGAAAGAAAAGAAGAGAAAGAAGAAGCTGAGGAAATTATCATCCCTAAAAAACCTTTGGTTTTTAAAAATTATGTGGCGCCGCCGTTGGATTTGTTAAAATCTTTCAGCGAAAAACCCAGCATCGGCGACCTGCGGGCCAACGCCAATATCATTAAAAGAACTTTAGAGGGATTCGGTATTCCGGTGGAAATGGGTGAAATCACCGTCGGGCCGGCGGTAACCCGTTATACCTTAAAACCGGCTGAAGGCGTCAAACTTTCAAGAATCACCGGCTTAAACCAGGACCTGTCTTTAGCCTTGGCCAGCCACCCCATAAGAATTGAAGCCCCGATACCGGGCAAATCATTGGTCGGCGTTGAAGTCCCGAACAAAGCCGCGGCCTTAGTGAGATTGGGCAGTTTAATAGCTTCGCCGGAATTCCAAAATTCCGGGCCTTTAGGTTTTGTTTTGGGAAGAGATATTGACGGCAAACCGATTTTCTCCAATATTGATAAAATGCCTCATTTGCTTATCGCCGGCGCGACCGGTAGCGGCAAATCGGTAATCATTCATTCGCTTCTAATTTCCCTGCTTTATAAAAATTCTCCTTCCACCCTTAAACTTATTTTAATTGACCCAAAAAGAGTGGAACTTTCAAATTATGACGGCATTCCCCACCTTATCGCTCCGGTCATCACCGAAAGCAAATTAGCCATCAATGTTTTCCGCTGGGCCATAGAGGAGATGGATCGGCGCTATAAAATTCTTTTGGAAGCCGGCAACCGCGACATTCAAGGATATAATGCCAAAGCCTCGCTCAGCGGGGCCAAAGCCGAAGAACCGCTGCCTTATATTTTAATCGTAATAGATGAACTGGCAGATTTGATGGCGACCTATGGCCGGGAAGTGGAAGGGTTAATCATCCGCCTGGCGCAAATGGCCCGCGCCACGGGTTTACACCTGGTTGTTTCCACTCAAAGGCCGTCGGTTGAAGTGGTCACCGGCCTCATCAAAGCCAACATCACCTGCCGTATCGCCTTACAGGTGGCAAGCCAGATAGATTCACGAACGATTCTTGATACCGCCGGCGCGGAAAAACTTCTGGGCCGAGGCGATTTGCTTTTTGTATCCTCGGAATTTTCCAAGCCGAAAAGAATCCAAAGCTGTTATGTCACTGAAGAAGAAATAAAAAAAGTCATCAACTTTATCAAAACCAATAATAAACCGGAGGCAAGCGATTCGGAAAAAGAATTGGAATTACCGGACAATGACCAGAATAATAACGAATCGCCTTTTTCTATTTTTAATAGGTCCGATGAAGACGACGATGATGAACTTTTTGACGAAGCCCTGGAAGTGGTCAAAGCGGCTCAAAAAGCGTCGGCTTCACTACTCCAGCGCCGCTTGAAAGTCGGTTATGCCCGGGCGGCCCGGCTCTTGGATATTATGGAGAATAGAGGGTTGATCGGTCCGGGCGAAGGCGCAAAACCGAGAGAGGTTTATTTTGATAAAGTGGACAGCGACGACAGCAACCCGTTATAA
- a CDS encoding phosphotransferase — MISLIIEKIKKEYNLKNPVFLKKLETRGKRSAFLIGNDKNKYVIKAVPNNKELIERLEFVSKIKKQGVNLPAIISTKSNKKYFLQSGDILFLSKFINQKENRPSRYFFSELGRIVGELHKIKIGNSKIPEVDVKGKIKRLRATFSKKKIEIKIRKEIISFCDSFPPIFGATTGLVHGDISYFNVLGRKKLFLIDLDDISWGPIVYDLGIMIAFMFNIIPFDFPKLGMKMEKISKPFFLKSEFELFLKNYSQKIKLSKKDIEILPQMAMLACAENIYFDDRIFKWNYKRFKKIEEEKDLIKALSQKYL; from the coding sequence ATGATTTCTCTGATAATTGAAAAAATTAAAAAAGAATATAATCTCAAAAATCCTGTTTTTTTGAAAAAACTTGAGACACGAGGAAAACGGAGCGCTTTTTTAATCGGAAACGACAAAAATAAATATGTTATTAAAGCTGTTCCAAATAACAAAGAATTGATTGAGAGATTGGAATTTGTATCTAAAATTAAGAAACAAGGCGTTAATCTTCCTGCTATTATTAGCACGAAATCAAACAAAAAATATTTTTTGCAATCAGGTGATATCTTATTTTTGTCAAAATTTATTAATCAAAAAGAAAATCGTCCATCGCGATATTTTTTTTCGGAGCTTGGTCGCATTGTCGGCGAATTACACAAAATTAAAATTGGAAACAGTAAAATTCCTGAAGTAGATGTTAAAGGAAAAATTAAAAGACTGAGAGCAACCTTTTCGAAAAAGAAGATAGAAATCAAAATCAGAAAAGAAATAATCTCTTTTTGTGATTCATTTCCGCCCATATTTGGCGCAACAACCGGCTTAGTCCATGGCGATATTAGTTATTTCAATGTTTTAGGCAGAAAAAAACTTTTTTTAATTGACCTTGATGATATATCGTGGGGCCCGATTGTTTATGATCTTGGGATAATGATTGCTTTTATGTTCAATATTATTCCTTTTGATTTTCCTAAACTTGGAATGAAAATGGAAAAAATATCAAAACCTTTTTTTTTAAAAAGCGAATTTGAGCTTTTTTTGAAAAACTATTCTCAAAAAATTAAATTGTCAAAAAAAGACATAGAAATTTTACCCCAAATGGCTATGTTGGCCTGCGCGGAAAATATTTATTTCGACGATAGGATATTCAAGTGGAATTATAAAAGATTTAAAAAAATTGAGGAAGAAAAAGATTTGATAAAAGCTTTATCTCAAAAATATCTATAA